In Ostrea edulis chromosome 4, xbOstEdul1.1, whole genome shotgun sequence, a single window of DNA contains:
- the LOC130046378 gene encoding heat shock 70 kDa protein 12A-like, which yields MWKGGSVRSKCRKLFVAAIDFGTTYPGYAFSATSDWSKVLTSNWTGGKVVTLKTPTALLLNSDKEFQAFGYEAEDQYLDLARDEEHEDYYFFHRFKMILHSEKAISRKTKLKDATGKEIEAIKVFELSIKYLVGDLMKTLKNSYPDLKESDVEYVITVPAIWDDRSKQFMREAAREAGIEKSSLTIVLEPEAASIHCQYLPAKNLNLSTSKYLGELAVGTKYLVADLGGGTADITVHHKVDDGSLEEMREASGGPWGGKSVDDEFEKYIQEIIGEKSMQELKNACFDDYLELMRNFEFKKRSAKPGKEGNTHLSVPLGLVNIVKKDKSRKSLEKAIEMSPHAGKVTFENWKLKWKNEDFLRFFESTIKKIKDHIRTILFDSDMGNVETILMVGGFAECEVVQKSVRESFKMKRLVVPEDAGISVLKGAVYFGHIPDAISRRTARYTYGIQSWPAFNATKHPESKKVEVNGKARCKDVFFPYITKGQHLTVGYQKSQIFQALNPKEKKLECAIYISDSKDPKFVDDPGCHRLGVLVIPLPDLPDGASIELEESMIFGETELQIQAKDIYSGRSYEVQLDLLEEPSNETD from the exons ATGTGGAAAGGTG GTTCTGTGAGATCGAAATGCAGAAAGCTCTTCGTTGCAGCCATTGATTTTGGAACTACTTACCCTGGTTATGCATTTTCCGCCACATCCGATTGGTCCAAAGTTTTGACCAGTAACTGGACTGGAGGGAAGGTCGTCACTTTGAAGACACCGACAGCTCTACTGCTGAATTCAGACAAGGAATTCCAGGCGTTTGGATATGAGGCAGAGGACCAGTATTTAGACTTGGCTCGAGATGAAGAACACGAGGATTATTATTTCTTTCATCGATTTAAAATGATACTTCATTCTGAAAAA GCAATCAGTcgaaaaacaaaactgaaagaTGCCACAGGTAAAGAAATTGAAGCTATAAAAGTTTTTGAactctcaataaaatatcttgtggGGGACTTgatgaaaactttgaaaaacaGCTACCCGGATTTAAAGGAATCGGATGTGGAGTATGTTATCACTGTTCCAGCTATTTGGGATGATCGATCGAAGCAATTTATGAGGGAAGCTGCGCGAGAG GCTGGTATTGAGAAATCTTCCTTGACCATTGTCTTGGAACCGGAGGCTGCATCCATTCATTGCCAGTATTTACCAGCAAAAAACCTCAACCTGTCCACTTCCAAGTATCTTGGGGAGCTTGCTGTTGGGACCAAGTATTTAGTTGCTGATTTAGGAG gTGGCACCGCAGATATAACAGTGCATCATAAAGTTGATGACGGATCTTTGGAGGAAATGCGGGAAGCCAGTGGTGGACCTTGGGGAGGAAAATCTGTAGATGACGAATTTGAGAAGTATATTCAGGAAATTATTGGAGAAAAATCTATGCAGGAGTTAAAGAATGCCTGTTTCGATGATTATTTAGAACTAATGAGGAACTTTGAATTCAAAAAGAGATCTGCTAAGCCTGGAAAagaaggcaatacacatctatcCGTACCTTTGGGTCTTGTGAATATTGTTAAGAAAGACAAATCACGAAAATCTTTGGAGAAAGCCATTGAAATGTCTCCGCATGCAGGAAAAGTCACTTTCGAGAACTGGAAGttgaaatggaaaaatgaagaTTTTCTTCGTTTCTTTGAAAGCACAATCAAGAAAATTAAAGACCATATAAGGACAATATTATTCGATAGTGATATGGGAAATGTTGAAACTATTCTAATGGTTGGGGGTTTTGCCGAATGCGAAGTGGTCCAAAAGTCAGTGAGAGAGTCTTTCAAGATGAAACGCCTTGTTGTTCCAGAAGATGCCGGTATTTCTGTATTAAAAGGCGCAGTTTATTTTGGACACATTCCCGATGCAATATCAAGACGAACAGCTCGATATACGTATGGTATCCAAAGCTGGCCCGCATTCAATGCAACCAAACATCCCGAAAGCAAAAAAGTTGAAGTGAACGGTAAAGCTAGATGTAAAGACGTTTTCTTCCCATACATTACCAAGGGACAACATCTAACGGTTGGATATCAGAAATCACAAATTTTTCAAGCCTTAAACCCAAAAGAGAAAAAACTGGAGTGTGCGATATACATCTCCGACAGCAAAGATCCCAAATTCGTGGACGACCCTGGATGTCATCGATTGGGCGTCTTGGTTATTCCCCTGCCGGATCTCCCAGATGGCGCATCGATCGAATTAGAAGAAAGTATGATATTTGGCGAAACAGAATTGCAAATTCAAGCTAAAGATATATATTCTGGAAGGTCCTACGAAGTACAGTTAGATCTTTTAGAAGAACCTTCAAATGAGACTGATTAG